In Shinella sp. XGS7, a single genomic region encodes these proteins:
- the atpD gene encoding F0F1 ATP synthase subunit beta: protein MANTQSVGKIVQCIGAVVDVEFPRDQMPKVYDALKMEGSALTLEVQQQLGDGVVRTIALGSSDGLRRGTQVYNTGTTIQVPVGKATLGRIMDVLGNPIDERGEVAQDLTASIHRAAPAYDELSPSQELLVTGIKVVDLLAPYAKGGKIGLFGGAGVGKTVLIMELINNVAKAHGGYSVFAGVGERTREGNDLYHEMIESGVNKHGGGEGSKAALVYGQMNEPPGARARVALTGLTIAEDFRDKGQDVLFFVDNIFRFTQAGSEVSALLGRIPSAVGYQPTLATDMGAMQERITTTTKGSITSVQAIYVPADDLTDPAPATSFAHLDATTVLSRSIAEKGIYPAVDPLDSTSRMLDPMIVGEEHYEVARKVQGTLQRYKSLQDIIAILGMDELSEDDKLAVARARKIERFLSQPFFVAEVFTGSPGKLVALEDTIKGFKGLVNGEYDHLPEAAFYMVGSMEEAIEKAKKIQ, encoded by the coding sequence ATGGCTAACACTCAATCGGTGGGCAAGATCGTTCAGTGCATCGGCGCCGTGGTGGACGTGGAGTTCCCGCGTGACCAGATGCCCAAGGTGTACGACGCTCTGAAGATGGAAGGCTCGGCGCTGACGCTGGAAGTCCAGCAGCAGCTGGGCGACGGCGTGGTGCGCACCATTGCTCTGGGTTCTTCCGACGGCCTGCGCCGCGGCACCCAGGTCTACAACACCGGCACCACCATCCAGGTGCCCGTGGGCAAGGCAACGCTCGGCCGCATCATGGACGTGCTGGGCAACCCGATCGACGAGCGTGGCGAAGTGGCTCAGGACCTGACCGCTTCCATCCACCGCGCCGCTCCGGCCTATGACGAGCTGAGCCCCTCGCAGGAACTGCTCGTCACCGGCATCAAGGTCGTCGACCTTCTCGCGCCTTACGCAAAGGGCGGCAAGATCGGCCTCTTCGGCGGTGCAGGCGTCGGCAAGACCGTTCTCATCATGGAACTGATCAACAACGTCGCCAAGGCGCACGGTGGTTATTCGGTGTTCGCCGGCGTGGGTGAGCGTACCCGCGAAGGCAACGACCTTTACCACGAAATGATCGAATCGGGCGTGAACAAGCACGGCGGCGGCGAAGGCTCCAAGGCTGCTCTCGTTTACGGTCAGATGAACGAACCGCCGGGCGCCCGCGCTCGCGTCGCCCTGACGGGTCTGACGATCGCTGAAGACTTCCGCGACAAGGGCCAGGACGTTCTGTTCTTCGTCGACAACATCTTCCGCTTCACGCAGGCTGGTTCCGAAGTGTCGGCTCTGCTCGGCCGTATCCCGTCGGCCGTGGGCTATCAGCCGACGCTGGCCACGGACATGGGCGCGATGCAGGAACGCATCACGACGACGACCAAGGGTTCGATCACCTCGGTTCAGGCCATCTACGTTCCCGCCGACGACTTGACCGACCCCGCGCCGGCAACCTCGTTCGCCCACCTCGACGCCACGACCGTTCTGTCGCGTTCGATCGCCGAAAAGGGCATCTACCCGGCCGTTGACCCGCTCGACTCGACCTCGCGCATGCTCGACCCGATGATTGTCGGCGAAGAGCACTACGAAGTCGCCCGTAAGGTCCAGGGTACGCTGCAGCGCTACAAGTCCCTGCAGGACATCATCGCCATCCTGGGCATGGACGAACTGTCGGAAGACGACAAGCTGGCCGTTGCCCGCGCCCGCAAGATCGAGCGCTTCCTGTCCCAGCCGTTCTTCGTGGCCGAAGTCTTCACCGGTTCGCCGGGCAAGCTCGTCGCTCTCGAAGACACGATCAAGGGCTTCAAGGGCCTCGTCAACGGCGAGTACGACCATCTTCCGGAAGCGGCCTTCTACATGGTCGGCTCCATGGAAGAAGCCATCGAGAAGGCCAAGAAGATTCAGTAA
- a CDS encoding F0F1 ATP synthase subunit epsilon — translation MATIHVDVVSAEEQIFSGEAKFVALPGENGELGILPQHTPLITRIKPGAVRIEMAQGGEEFVFVAGGILEVQPGTVTVLADTAIRGKDLDEAKATEAKKLAEEAMKNAKSDIDFAAAQSEFAAMAAQIAALRKFRKK, via the coding sequence ATGGCAACCATTCATGTTGACGTGGTGTCCGCCGAGGAGCAGATCTTCTCCGGCGAAGCCAAGTTCGTCGCCTTGCCGGGCGAGAACGGCGAGCTGGGCATCCTGCCCCAGCACACGCCGCTGATCACCCGCATCAAGCCGGGTGCCGTGCGCATCGAGATGGCTCAAGGCGGCGAGGAGTTCGTCTTCGTGGCCGGCGGCATTCTCGAGGTGCAACCCGGCACGGTGACCGTGCTGGCCGACACCGCGATCCGCGGCAAGGACCTGGACGAAGCCAAGGCGACCGAGGCCAAGAAGCTGGCCGAGGAAGCGATGAAGAACGCCAAGAGCGATATCGACTTTGCCGCCGCGCAGAGCGAGTTCGCTGCCATGGCCGCCCAGATCGCTGCCCTGCGCAAGTTCCGCAAGAAGTAA
- a CDS encoding D-hexose-6-phosphate mutarotase, which yields MATPIALTRYQGLEALELLAPDGARATLLLHGAHLVSWVPAGGAEQLYLSPKSAFATGQAIRGGVPVCFPQFAGRGPLKKHGFARTKPWQLVSAEVGDDDALAVLRLTDDAASRMVWPHGFEAELSVRVAGLTLELELACENTGESEFEFTTALHSYLRLGALGDASLSGLAGLHYLDAVTGQTQRQRSDLLLPGSPGLQDLDRIYYQVGQPLLLTEQGEGPVRRLEIRQQGFADAVVWNPGAAKCAELADMPPQGYEHMLCVEAAAIEHPVRLAPGESWVGLQSLSLLGPESAPTAA from the coding sequence ATGGCCACTCCCATCGCTCTGACCCGCTACCAAGGCCTCGAGGCCCTGGAACTTCTCGCGCCGGACGGCGCCCGTGCCACCTTGCTGCTGCATGGTGCCCATCTGGTGTCCTGGGTGCCGGCCGGCGGCGCCGAGCAGCTCTATCTTTCGCCCAAGAGTGCCTTCGCCACCGGGCAGGCCATCCGTGGCGGCGTGCCTGTGTGCTTCCCGCAGTTCGCGGGCCGTGGCCCGCTCAAGAAACACGGCTTTGCGCGCACCAAGCCCTGGCAGCTCGTCTCGGCCGAAGTGGGCGATGACGACGCCCTGGCCGTGCTGCGCTTGACGGACGATGCCGCCAGCCGCATGGTCTGGCCCCATGGCTTCGAGGCCGAGCTGAGCGTGCGCGTGGCCGGCCTGACCCTGGAGCTGGAACTGGCCTGCGAGAACACGGGCGAGAGCGAGTTCGAATTCACCACCGCCCTGCACAGCTATCTGCGCCTGGGCGCCCTGGGCGACGCCAGCCTCTCGGGCCTGGCCGGCCTGCATTATCTGGACGCCGTGACCGGCCAGACCCAGCGCCAGCGCAGTGATCTGCTTCTGCCCGGCAGCCCGGGCCTGCAGGACCTGGACCGCATCTACTACCAGGTGGGCCAGCCCCTGCTGCTCACCGAGCAGGGCGAGGGGCCGGTGCGGCGCCTGGAGATCCGCCAGCAGGGCTTTGCCGATGCCGTGGTCTGGAACCCCGGCGCGGCCAAGTGCGCCGAGCTGGCCGATATGCCGCCGCAAGGCTATGAGCACATGCTCTGCGTGGAAGCCGCGGCCATCGAGCACCCGGTGCGCCTGGCGCCGGGCGAGAGCTGGGTGGGCCTGCAGAGCCTGAGCCTGCTGGGCCCGGAGTCGGCGCCTACAGCAGCGTAG
- a CDS encoding TPM domain-containing protein — MQHKSFWRRFIAHRLWDETDARRVLPAAALERLRQRVVASEAAHSGEIRLCVEASLPLSYLWRRAPARERAIALFGKLRVWDTEHNNGVLIYLLLAEQRIEIVADRGLTRRVEPGSWEQMLDQMRAAFRRGEFEAGLADAVDRIGALLLQHYPLAPGEANLNELPDRPTLL, encoded by the coding sequence ATGCAGCACAAGAGCTTCTGGCGGCGCTTCATCGCCCACCGGCTCTGGGACGAGACCGATGCACGGCGCGTGCTGCCGGCTGCCGCGCTGGAGCGCCTGCGCCAGCGGGTGGTGGCGAGCGAGGCCGCGCACAGCGGCGAGATCCGCCTGTGCGTGGAGGCCAGCCTGCCCCTGTCCTATCTCTGGCGCCGTGCGCCGGCCCGCGAACGCGCCATCGCCCTGTTCGGCAAGCTGCGGGTCTGGGACACCGAGCACAACAACGGCGTGCTGATCTATCTGCTGCTGGCCGAGCAGCGCATCGAGATCGTGGCCGACCGCGGGCTCACGCGCCGCGTCGAGCCCGGGAGCTGGGAGCAGATGCTGGACCAGATGCGGGCGGCTTTTCGCCGCGGCGAGTTCGAGGCCGGCCTGGCCGACGCGGTGGACCGCATCGGCGCCCTGCTGCTGCAGCACTACCCGCTGGCGCCGGGCGAGGCCAATCTCAACGAGCTGCCGGACCGGCCTACGCTGCTGTAG
- a CDS encoding YgcG family protein — MRRLLALLLLALCVWPLMGRAQAELRPLPVLTARVMDSTGTLTPAQRQALENKLETFEREAGPQIVILMLAGTAPEDITDYSQRLGDAWKLGRREVGDGLLIVVAKDERKVRIAVAKALEGAVPDLAARQIIQSAIAPAFKKGDYAGGLNLAVDQLQARIRGEHLPAPEPRAAGRGAAPDAGLQLEELSALFFIAVPVLGALLTALLGRKLGSLATGGAAGAAGWIFSSSVLIALGAGLGALLLVGVLGIGASRRRALGGGSGGHGSGGPVIWGGGGGWSSGGGGGSSDSGGFSSGGGGDFGGGGASGDW; from the coding sequence ATGCGGCGGCTGCTGGCCCTTCTTCTGCTGGCCCTGTGCGTCTGGCCCCTGATGGGCCGGGCCCAGGCCGAGCTGCGCCCCCTGCCCGTGCTGACGGCGCGGGTGATGGACAGCACCGGCACCCTCACGCCCGCCCAGCGCCAGGCCCTGGAGAACAAGCTGGAGACCTTCGAGCGCGAGGCCGGGCCGCAGATCGTGATCCTGATGCTGGCCGGCACCGCGCCGGAAGACATCACCGACTACAGCCAGCGTCTGGGCGATGCCTGGAAGCTGGGCCGGCGCGAGGTGGGCGACGGCCTGCTGATCGTGGTGGCCAAGGATGAGCGCAAGGTGCGCATCGCCGTGGCCAAGGCCCTGGAGGGCGCGGTGCCCGATCTGGCGGCGCGCCAGATCATCCAGAGCGCCATCGCGCCCGCCTTCAAGAAGGGTGACTATGCCGGTGGTCTGAACCTGGCCGTGGACCAGCTGCAGGCGCGTATACGCGGCGAGCATCTGCCCGCCCCCGAGCCGCGCGCGGCCGGGCGTGGCGCCGCGCCCGACGCCGGCCTGCAGCTGGAAGAGCTGAGCGCTCTCTTCTTCATTGCCGTGCCGGTGCTGGGCGCCCTGCTCACCGCCCTGCTGGGCCGCAAGCTGGGCAGTCTGGCCACCGGCGGCGCGGCCGGGGCGGCGGGCTGGATCTTCAGCAGCAGTGTGCTGATCGCCCTGGGCGCCGGCCTGGGCGCCCTGCTGCTGGTGGGCGTGCTGGGCATTGGCGCGAGCCGGCGACGCGCGCTGGGTGGCGGCTCGGGCGGCCATGGCAGCGGCGGCCCGGTGATCTGGGGCGGCGGCGGTGGCTGGAGCAGCGGTGGAGGCGGCGGCAGCAGCGACAGCGGCGGCTTCTCCTCCGGCGGCGGTGGCGATTTCGGCGGCGGCGGCGCCTCGGGGGATTGGTGA
- a CDS encoding LemA family protein produces the protein MPIPTLRRGALAALVISSIMLSGCGYNEFQRLDEQVKASWAEVLSQYQRRADLIPNIVNTVKGEANFEQETLTKVVEARAKATGIQVTPELANDPAALKRFQAAQGELSGALSRLLMVTENYPNLKANQGFQDLRVQLEGTENRITVARNRYIKSVTDYNVLARSFPSNLTAMVFSYQVKPSFEVENEAAIKTAPTVSFDKPASK, from the coding sequence ATGCCCATCCCGACCCTGCGCCGCGGCGCCCTGGCCGCCCTCGTGATCAGCAGCATCATGCTGTCGGGCTGCGGCTACAACGAGTTCCAGCGCCTGGACGAGCAGGTCAAGGCCAGCTGGGCCGAGGTGCTGAGCCAGTACCAGCGCCGCGCCGACCTGATTCCCAATATCGTCAACACCGTCAAGGGCGAGGCCAATTTCGAGCAGGAAACGCTCACCAAGGTGGTGGAGGCCCGCGCCAAGGCCACCGGCATCCAGGTCACGCCCGAGCTGGCCAATGACCCGGCGGCGCTCAAGCGCTTCCAGGCCGCCCAAGGCGAGCTCTCGGGTGCCCTGAGCCGCCTGTTGATGGTCACGGAGAACTATCCCAACCTCAAGGCCAACCAGGGCTTCCAGGACCTGCGCGTGCAGCTGGAGGGCACGGAGAACCGCATCACCGTGGCCCGCAACCGCTACATCAAGTCGGTGACCGACTACAACGTGCTGGCGCGCAGCTTCCCGAGCAACCTCACCGCCATGGTCTTCAGCTATCAGGTCAAGCCCAGCTTCGAGGTCGAGAACGAGGCCGCGATCAAGACCGCGCCCACGGTGAGCTTCGACAAGCCGGCCTCCAAGTAA
- the hemE gene encoding uroporphyrinogen decarboxylase encodes MSAFPQLQNDNFLRACLRQPTDHTPLWLMRQAGRYLPEYRETRAKAGSFMGLATNVDYATEVTLQPLERYPLDAAILFSDILTVPDAMGLGLSFALGEGPKFAKVVRDEAAVAALAVPDLDKLRYVFDAVTSIRRALNGRVPLIGFSGSPWTLACYMVEGGGSDDYRQVKSLMYARPDLMHRILQINADAVAAYLNAQIEAGAQAVMIFDSWGGVLADGMFQRFSLDYSRRVLAQLKREHEGQRIPAILFTKGGALWLDEIANAGADVVGLDWTANLGQARARVGDKVALQGNLDPNVLFAPPAAVREQARAVLDSFGRPQRADGGWDGHIFNLGHGISQHTPPESVAELVDEVHRYSRQLRSAA; translated from the coding sequence ATGAGCGCTTTTCCCCAGCTGCAAAACGACAATTTCCTGCGCGCCTGCCTGCGCCAGCCCACGGACCACACGCCGCTCTGGCTGATGCGCCAGGCCGGTCGCTATCTGCCCGAGTACCGCGAGACGCGGGCCAAGGCGGGCAGCTTCATGGGCCTGGCCACGAATGTGGACTACGCCACCGAGGTCACGCTGCAGCCGCTGGAGCGCTACCCGCTGGATGCCGCCATCCTGTTCAGCGACATCCTCACCGTGCCTGACGCCATGGGCCTGGGCCTGTCCTTTGCCCTGGGCGAGGGCCCCAAGTTCGCCAAGGTCGTGCGCGACGAGGCCGCCGTGGCTGCGCTGGCCGTGCCGGACCTGGACAAGCTGCGCTATGTGTTCGACGCCGTCACCTCCATCCGCCGCGCCCTCAACGGCCGCGTGCCCCTGATCGGCTTCTCCGGCAGCCCCTGGACCCTGGCCTGCTATATGGTGGAAGGCGGCGGCTCCGACGACTACCGCCAGGTCAAGAGCCTGATGTACGCGCGCCCGGACCTGATGCACCGCATCCTGCAGATCAATGCCGATGCCGTGGCCGCCTACCTCAACGCCCAGATCGAGGCCGGTGCCCAGGCGGTGATGATCTTCGACAGCTGGGGCGGCGTGCTGGCCGACGGCATGTTCCAGCGCTTCAGCCTGGACTACTCGCGGCGCGTGCTGGCCCAGCTCAAGCGCGAGCATGAGGGCCAGCGCATCCCGGCCATCCTCTTCACCAAGGGCGGCGCCCTGTGGCTGGACGAGATCGCCAACGCCGGCGCCGATGTGGTGGGGCTGGACTGGACCGCCAACCTGGGCCAGGCCCGCGCCCGCGTGGGCGACAAGGTGGCCCTGCAGGGCAATCTGGATCCCAATGTGCTCTTCGCCCCGCCCGCCGCGGTGCGCGAGCAGGCCCGCGCGGTGCTGGACAGCTTTGGCCGCCCGCAGCGCGCCGATGGGGGCTGGGATGGCCATATCTTCAATCTGGGCCATGGCATCAGCCAGCACACGCCGCCCGAGAGCGTGGCCGAGCTGGTGGACGAGGTGCACCGCTACTCGCGTCAGCTGCGCAGCGCCGCCTGA
- a CDS encoding primosomal protein N': MSQRLRVAVEAPQHSGLNAPLDYLSEGPIAPGSLVRVPLGRRELAGIVWPGPGEADAAALDEAQLRPVLAVLDALPPLSPRWCELVEFAASYYQRSIGEVALSLLPPQLRELTPEQLQARLKKLDKKQEKAAAARASPDPAAVGPGTPPLLSPDQAQALARLDELLQAPGDAAPPPVLLYGVTGSGKTEVYLRAAEHALSQGRQVLVLVPEINLTPQLEARFAERFAGTPMVSLHSALTPAQRLGNWLEAHLGRARLVLGTRLAVFASLPELGLIAVDEEHDPSYKQQDGARYSARDLAVYRARLEKVPVILGSATPSLESWQHANTGRYLRLALPQRIGGGALPRVRLFDMNSLPRRKGVTTALSPQLLAALRQRLEAGEQSLVFLNRRGYAPVLHCAECGWKSECPHCSAYRVFHKNDRTLRCHHCGFSQRVPAECPDCGNQDIAPLGRGTEQLEEQLAAALPGARVARIDADTTRLKGTLESQLQAVHEGEVDILVGTQMVTKGHDFRRITLVAAINPDSALFSSDFRAPERLFALLMQAAGRAGRDAEQAARSEMWVQTWHPEHALYRALLQHDFEAFACSQLAERESAGLPPYSHLALLRAEARTAEAAQGFLAAAARWAQALPEARELMIYPPVPMSVARVANMERLQMLVESPTRGALQRLLWLWMPELHALKREQRGLQRWAVDVDPLAI, from the coding sequence GTGAGCCAGCGTCTGCGCGTCGCGGTCGAGGCCCCGCAGCACAGCGGCCTGAACGCGCCGCTGGACTATCTGAGCGAGGGCCCCATCGCGCCTGGCAGCCTGGTGCGCGTGCCCCTGGGCCGGCGCGAGCTGGCCGGTATCGTCTGGCCGGGCCCGGGCGAGGCCGACGCCGCCGCGCTGGACGAGGCCCAGCTGCGCCCGGTGCTGGCGGTGCTGGACGCGCTGCCCCCGCTCTCGCCGCGCTGGTGCGAGCTGGTGGAATTTGCCGCCAGCTACTACCAGCGCAGCATCGGCGAGGTGGCGCTCTCGCTGCTGCCGCCCCAGCTGCGCGAGCTCACGCCCGAGCAGCTCCAGGCGCGGCTCAAGAAGCTGGACAAGAAGCAGGAGAAGGCTGCGGCGGCCCGGGCAAGCCCTGACCCCGCCGCCGTGGGGCCTGGCACCCCGCCCCTGCTGAGCCCCGACCAGGCCCAGGCGCTGGCGCGACTGGACGAACTGCTGCAGGCACCCGGCGATGCCGCACCGCCGCCGGTGCTGCTCTATGGCGTCACCGGCAGCGGCAAGACCGAGGTCTATCTGCGCGCCGCCGAGCATGCGCTGAGCCAGGGCCGCCAGGTGCTGGTCCTGGTGCCCGAGATCAATCTCACACCACAGCTGGAGGCGCGCTTTGCCGAGCGCTTTGCCGGCACGCCCATGGTGTCCCTGCACAGCGCGCTCACCCCGGCCCAGCGCCTGGGCAACTGGCTGGAGGCTCATCTGGGCCGTGCCCGCCTGGTGCTGGGCACGCGGCTGGCGGTCTTCGCCTCCCTGCCCGAGCTGGGCCTGATCGCGGTGGACGAGGAGCACGACCCCTCCTACAAGCAGCAGGACGGCGCACGCTACTCCGCCCGCGACCTGGCCGTCTACCGCGCCCGCCTCGAGAAGGTGCCGGTGATCCTGGGTTCGGCCACGCCCTCGCTGGAGAGCTGGCAGCATGCCAATACCGGCCGCTATCTGCGCCTGGCCCTGCCACAGCGCATCGGCGGCGGTGCCCTGCCGCGGGTGCGGCTCTTCGACATGAACAGCCTGCCACGCCGCAAGGGCGTGACCACGGCGCTGTCGCCTCAGCTGCTGGCCGCGCTGCGCCAGCGCCTGGAGGCGGGCGAGCAGAGCCTGGTGTTCCTGAACCGGCGCGGCTATGCGCCGGTGCTGCACTGCGCCGAATGCGGCTGGAAGAGCGAATGCCCGCACTGCAGCGCCTACCGCGTCTTCCACAAGAACGACCGCACCCTGCGCTGCCACCACTGCGGCTTCAGCCAGCGCGTGCCGGCCGAGTGCCCCGACTGCGGCAACCAGGACATCGCGCCCCTGGGCCGCGGCACCGAGCAGCTGGAGGAGCAGCTGGCCGCGGCCCTGCCCGGTGCGCGCGTGGCTCGCATCGATGCCGACACCACCCGCCTCAAGGGCACGCTGGAGAGCCAGCTGCAGGCGGTGCACGAGGGCGAGGTGGACATCCTGGTGGGCACCCAGATGGTGACCAAGGGCCATGACTTCCGCCGCATCACCCTGGTGGCCGCCATCAATCCCGATAGCGCGCTCTTCAGCAGCGACTTCCGCGCGCCTGAGCGCCTCTTCGCCCTGCTGATGCAGGCGGCGGGCCGCGCCGGCCGCGACGCTGAACAGGCCGCGCGCAGCGAGATGTGGGTGCAGACCTGGCACCCCGAGCATGCGCTCTACCGCGCCCTGCTGCAGCACGACTTCGAGGCTTTTGCCTGCAGCCAGCTGGCCGAGCGCGAGAGTGCTGGCCTGCCGCCCTATTCACACCTGGCCCTCTTGCGCGCCGAGGCCCGCACGGCCGAGGCGGCTCAGGGCTTTCTCGCTGCGGCGGCGCGCTGGGCCCAGGCCCTGCCCGAGGCCCGCGAGCTGATGATCTATCCGCCCGTGCCCATGAGCGTGGCGCGCGTGGCCAATATGGAGCGCCTGCAGATGCTGGTGGAGTCGCCCACGCGCGGCGCCCTGCAGCGCCTGCTCTGGCTGTGGATGCCCGAGCTGCACGCCCTCAAGCGCGAGCAACGCGGCCTGCAGCGCTGGGCGGTGGATGTAGATCCGCTGGCGATCTGA
- a CDS encoding chemotaxis protein CheW — translation MPSPVHPGRIWEAVQAEYLGLSLDGHDYAVELSLVQALRPQQGAGPGMGLLDEHPTPYLPVVDLHGLDGEPGLRAAGGVLVILETGRGRLALLVDRVGEVLSPEPEICPPEAAQRARGRLMRGPRGLRRVRLIDAEALQDHLGQHAASPRRG, via the coding sequence ATGCCGAGCCCCGTCCACCCCGGCCGGATCTGGGAAGCGGTACAGGCCGAATACCTGGGCCTGAGCCTGGACGGTCACGACTACGCCGTCGAGCTGAGTCTGGTGCAGGCGCTGCGCCCTCAGCAAGGGGCCGGCCCCGGCATGGGCCTGCTCGACGAACACCCGACACCCTACCTGCCGGTGGTGGATCTGCACGGCCTGGACGGTGAGCCCGGCCTGCGCGCAGCCGGCGGTGTGCTGGTGATTCTGGAAACCGGCCGCGGCCGCCTGGCCTTGCTGGTGGACCGCGTGGGCGAGGTGCTCAGCCCCGAGCCTGAGATCTGTCCGCCCGAGGCGGCCCAGCGTGCCCGCGGCCGCCTAATGCGCGGCCCGCGCGGTCTGCGCCGCGTGCGCCTGATCGATGCCGAGGCGCTGCAGGATCATCTGGGGCAGCATGCCGCCTCGCCCCGGCGGGGCTGA
- a CDS encoding methyl-accepting chemotaxis protein encodes MSLLTRLSFAQRFYLVNGLVSASLVAVAIFAWVQLSQISATAQRVGAVDVAQLSQISALELAVTRSSLQLRHAMLSRNKDERDQALGQIALHRQQIDELVKAYRVNPASRAEADFISAALVQFWHIAESNVGLVQSGDKEAAFAFLVDKTIPARNVVLEKLALGVEAHKKALTGAIKLGVEQRSDQLVLTLKIMVAAVIALLVASVWLLARNLRQRIDSASQIAQRVRDGDLAFEVVDRGRDEFNPLLSALTEMRNNLAELVTSIRQNAESVATASAQISQGNTDLSVRTEKQASALQQTAASMEEINGTAQNNADNAAQASQLANQASGVADQGSQVVGEVVNTMGRIEQSSQKISQIISVIDEIAFQTNLLALNAGVEAARAGEAGRGFAVVAQEVRELAQRCAEAARQVKTLINKSVERVNAGSSLVDKAGSTMLEVKASVQRVSDIVGEIAAGSREQMSGVSQVSEAVTHMDQATQQNAALVEESAAAAESLRQQADTLVQAVALFRTSESAAAPGMPRATPAAPATGATFVERRGPQRATNVSRPDFGRKPAAATPRPAPAATGTDGEWASF; translated from the coding sequence ATGTCACTGCTGACTCGATTGAGCTTCGCTCAACGCTTCTATCTCGTGAACGGCCTGGTCAGCGCGAGCCTGGTCGCAGTCGCGATCTTCGCCTGGGTGCAACTGAGCCAGATCAGTGCGACGGCGCAGCGGGTCGGGGCCGTGGATGTCGCCCAGCTCTCCCAGATTTCAGCCCTGGAGCTGGCCGTCACCCGCAGCTCGCTGCAGCTACGACACGCCATGCTCTCGCGCAACAAGGACGAGCGGGATCAGGCCCTGGGCCAGATCGCCCTGCATCGCCAGCAGATCGACGAACTGGTCAAGGCCTATCGGGTCAACCCCGCCAGTCGCGCCGAGGCTGATTTCATCAGCGCTGCGCTGGTCCAGTTCTGGCACATCGCCGAATCCAACGTCGGACTGGTCCAGTCGGGAGACAAGGAGGCGGCCTTCGCATTCCTCGTGGACAAGACGATCCCGGCACGCAACGTTGTGCTGGAGAAGCTCGCCCTGGGCGTTGAGGCTCACAAGAAAGCTCTGACGGGAGCCATCAAGCTCGGCGTGGAACAGCGCTCCGATCAACTGGTGCTGACGCTCAAGATCATGGTTGCTGCGGTGATAGCGCTCCTGGTGGCCTCCGTCTGGCTGCTGGCCCGGAATCTGCGCCAGCGCATCGATAGCGCGAGCCAGATCGCGCAGCGCGTCCGCGATGGTGACCTGGCCTTCGAGGTCGTTGACCGCGGGCGTGACGAGTTCAATCCGCTGCTGTCAGCGCTGACCGAAATGCGCAACAACCTGGCCGAGCTGGTGACCTCCATCCGCCAGAACGCTGAGAGCGTTGCCACCGCCAGCGCCCAGATCAGCCAGGGCAATACCGATCTGAGCGTGCGCACCGAAAAGCAGGCCTCGGCCCTGCAGCAGACCGCCGCCTCGATGGAAGAAATCAACGGCACAGCCCAGAACAATGCCGACAACGCTGCCCAGGCCAGCCAGCTGGCCAACCAGGCCTCGGGCGTGGCCGACCAGGGCAGCCAGGTCGTCGGCGAGGTGGTGAACACCATGGGCCGCATCGAGCAGTCCTCGCAGAAGATCAGCCAGATCATCTCCGTGATCGACGAGATCGCCTTCCAGACGAACCTGCTGGCCCTGAATGCTGGTGTCGAAGCCGCCCGGGCGGGCGAGGCCGGCCGCGGCTTCGCCGTCGTTGCTCAGGAAGTGCGCGAACTCGCCCAGCGCTGCGCCGAAGCGGCTCGCCAGGTCAAGACCCTGATCAACAAGAGCGTGGAGCGGGTCAACGCCGGCTCCAGCCTCGTGGACAAGGCCGGCAGCACCATGCTGGAGGTCAAGGCCTCGGTGCAGCGCGTGAGCGACATCGTGGGCGAGATCGCCGCGGGCAGCCGCGAGCAGATGAGCGGCGTCTCCCAGGTGAGCGAGGCCGTGACCCATATGGACCAGGCCACCCAGCAGAACGCCGCCCTGGTGGAGGAAAGCGCCGCCGCGGCCGAAAGCCTGCGCCAGCAGGCCGACACCCTGGTGCAGGCCGTGGCCCTGTTCCGCACCAGCGAGAGCGCCGCCGCCCCCGGCATGCCGCGCGCCACCCCCGCCGCCCCGGCCACCGGTGCCACCTTTGTGGAGCGCCGCGGCCCGCAGCGCGCAACCAATGTGAGCCGCCCCGACTTCGGCCGCAAGCCCGCTGCCGCCACACCGCGCCCCGCGCCGGCCGCGACCGGTACCGATGGGGAATGGGCCAGCTTCTGA